The Littorina saxatilis isolate snail1 linkage group LG1, US_GU_Lsax_2.0, whole genome shotgun sequence nucleotide sequence CTATTTAAGCTTTCAAGGTACTAATTTAAGCTTTTTGCAATTTGGTGTACATGTAGCATCAGATGTATGGCTTACGGAAAATGTAGTTCTAACCTAAAACATAGCATTACTGGTCTTCAATCAACAAGGCTTTGCTGAAAATGGACATGAAAAGCAAGTTGTTTTTGtgggttgttgtttgtttgtgtggtttttttgtgtgttttttttgggggggggggggggtaaaggatAACATTGCAGATCAACAATAATGATTAAAAATAACACTTACCAGACATTTTCATCCTTGACTCTTACCAGCCATTCCAACAGTGGACAAGATCAAACCCCTCCAGTCGTGCAAGCAGCTGAGCACACTGAACCTGTCTGGCAATCCCCTCTGTGAGGATCCCTGTGCTGCTGATAAACTGAGAGAAATCTTGCCTGGCACGGAGATAAAACTGTCAAAAGAGGACTCTTAACCTTCCTAGCCACATGTAGGCTTGCTTGTTCATCCGAGATTATGATGTGTGAATGTGAGGATATGACTGAGAAATTGTGTGCATGTTGAGAGCAGCTTGAAATTTACACGAGTGTTAAGCTTTGAAAAAGTGACTTGTGAGTGGTAGCAAAAACttgcggtgtgtgtgtcacagcgAGCATGTGAGTGTGCAAGAACTGTGCAGCATAACACCCAGTTGCTGAATGTAATTTAAAATCAATTATGTGAGGCACATGTCAATAATCTTGGAGACTTTAAGAATGCGTGTCTTATTTTTTACATGATGGATCAATGAGATAAATCTTAATAATGTTGGCATTAGTCTGTACTAAGGTTTTTCTTTAGCATTGCGGAGCTAGGATTAACCCTGTTCTCACTTCACTGACTCCCAAGAGCAAGGCATACGTGCCCACTAGTTTCATGCAATTCCGTTGTTGCCAAGCATGGGAATGCCTCTAGATACCTTGTTGCTGCTGCTTGGTTGGTCATGTGCACGTGACCTTATACAGTACATGTAGTGGTAAAAAGGAACCATGGAACAGGATGGGACATTAGTTTTATGCATACATGTATATCCTGTTGTCATTTGTGTGCGAGAAATGACTCGTTTCCAGACAAGACTGGAAACAAATCAGGTATAAAAATGTCCTTTTGATCAGTTTCATGAAATTTTTGTCAAAAGAGTAGACAGAAAAAATCTTTTCATTGGTAACTTTCATGCTCTGATTAAAGGTACAGCCGTTGTTGTTTGAAATCATGGAACTGATTTGATTTCTGTATGTGAagtgtttttgtcctgttatGCCTGTCATTCCATGTTAAAACTGGATCAGTTGCTTAATTGTGATAACAGGAACAAATGTACCTGAACAAATTTGCTTCTTACGGGGGTTTTGTTCTAATTCAGCGTGTGCTTTGTCTTCATAATAAACTGTATTATTTCCAACTTTTTTGTATTTGCACTTTATGCGTTCAGACAGTCTATCTCACAAAACTCTTCTCAGTTGAGGCTGATAGTTACACGGGTCTATGTGTGTATGGCACTGGCAGATGTGATCAAACAGAAACTGAAgatgttcatgaaagtatttcaTGTAAACAGCACATGTACCACCGAAAGTTTCAAAATGTTCTTGTGATCGCTCATTTGGAAATGATCTGTAGTACTGCACAGATGAATTTTGAATAACAAAGAAAATGAACATCTTTACTTTCTGTTAAATCATGCCAAgcataaatgttatttttacAATGGTTGCAAGAGCATTAATATTCATGTGACTGATGACAGAGCAATACTTTGAGTGCAATGGCCATCAAATTGAAAAGGCTCCCTTCACAGTAAACACATATTGACTTGCCTGACTTTAACAATAGGGCAAACACAAAAGTATACAGGAACAATCACTCACTCAtggccacacacaaacaacagattGAGACACTCAGCAACATTTATTTTGATATTAAAAGATGCTATTTACCCAAGCAGCAGTAAAAAGTTGTGTCATGCAGGTGTGGATCTCCTCCACTGAAAGAAGACAATTTTCACACAGCAAGATATATGTATCCAAGGCATGCAACTAGTGTCAATCAGCGAAACAGATTAATCAACAAATTcaaactctgcacaggaagccggcagaggagggatggtcctatccaatataaaagcctgggcagatgtGAGATAGTGAATAGAGTTGTTTTAATGGGAAGGACTGCGCCTGTGTGTAATTACACTGTCCTGTCTATACAGCATATGATGTTGGAACATCATTTCTTACTTCTCTCAGacagccgccccccccccccccccccccctctttttaaATGCCCCACAAGTCGGGGTGAGATTCAACATATGAACTTGTACATGTACATCAAATTACAAAACGTTTCATGACATACCACAGACTTCACAAGAAGCACTTTGTTCAAATGATAATTAAGCACCACTTGAAATGTAACACGTGTAAAGCAAAGAGAAGGCGTAAAATGCAAATATCAAGTGCAcacttaaaaaaagaaagttatTCTTAATCAGCATTACTTTCCATCCTTGAAGCATATATACTAATGCAGACACTCAGTCTAGAGCACAGCAAACTTGCGTCAGCTGGGAAACAACAAATTAGTTTTCATGCTAGAAGTCAATGAACAGGAAAAGACAGTTTTCACTATATTATAGTGATCAACCTTTAGCTTAACACACACTTCATCCGCATGCAAAATGACATCTGTGCACTACAAGTAACACAATAAACATCATGGCTGTATTTGTGTGCATGATATCAAAGGCGCAAAAACTTGTATTGCATCACAAGTACTTGGTGCGCTTGTTTCTAACATGTATGAACACAAATTCGGTGCCAGGTAAGTGATAAGATGATTTCATTTTCAGCAGCTTCTCTGGAATGTTCAACCACTTGCAGACCAATTTGGAAGAGTTCTatcatatttttgttctttgaaTTTTGGCAATAGGATTAGAAGACTGTTACTGTGACATTGCTAGATCCTCAGGTTTGTAATACTTGGTCAATTAATACTAGACATACATGCCTACTTGGGAGAATGCCAGGAGAAATCACTGTTGCCAGGGCAATTTTAGATTTTAATGGGAATATCATGACGCCTGCTCCATAATAATGTAAACAACTACGCATTAATTCAGATTGGCACAGCGTTATCTTTGCTGCCAATTCTGTAGTGCTTAAAAACCGTACTCATAAACCATGACAACCCCCCCACAGACCTGCCTGCCCTCAAGAAACAAATTAAGTATgccaatgtttttattttatcattCTTAATTTCAAAATAGCATTGCCATGGAGACGGAGAGTGACAACTCAAACTGCTGACGCTTAGCACAAACCTACTAAAGAGGTCTGGGGGCATGCCCATCCCTCCACCCTTCTGCGCAAGAAAGCACATGGTGCaatgtatcccccccccccccaaaaaaaaaaggggaaacAAAATGAGAACACAAAGAACTGAACATGCACCAAATAAATGTGTTTTCACTGACCTGATGATCTGAATAATTCGTATTtggtctccccccccccccaaaaaaaaaaaaaaaaattcttataATATCAAGTTTATAAATCGTAAAATTGCTAATTATAATGTGTAtgggtaggcaggtctgctcTAGATAACTCATCCTTTGCAGTTAGTAAGGAAAACCCAGAACCAGACATTTCTGGCGTAAGTTCATCTTATCTTTACTTTCACAAAAAGTAgaattttttctgtgtgtaaGCATACAATCTGAAAACCTGTTGAAGAAGTAATGTAAGAAAGCAGTATGgtgtacacaaagcaaatgtACAAATGTGAACAAGCCTGATGACTGCACAAACATCCAATAAAAATATTATGCTAAAAACATCCATACAGTTAATATTTCGAAGATCatgcattaaaatttaaaccaGCTTTCGCTTTGTATATTTTCAAGCTTACTCAAGTTACTGTGACATACAAATGAGTGTAAAAGTGATACACTTTGACATTGTGTGACTGCATtcagataaaaataaaaataaaagtctTGATCAAAGCACAATGGTCATAAATCACTGATTTAATTATGAAGGTAGGAAGAATAgtaaatacagtgaaacccccttttaagaccccctgattGATTAAAGACTCActgttttcttagattttctgtttatggCATGCCTGTGTAAATGTCGCCCATTTTAAGCCTTCCTCCTTCTgaaggcctgattttctcagatttgttgaggtcttaaaagagggattgtggcggggatgtagctcagtcggtagcgcgctggatttgtatccagttggccgctgtcagcgtgagttcgtccccacgttcggcgagagatttatttctcagagtcaactttgtgtgcagactctcctcggtgtctgaacacccctgtgtgtacacgcaagcacaagaccaagtgcgcacgaaaaagatcctgtaatccatgtcagagttctgtgggttatagaaacacgaaaatacccagcatgcttcctccgaaagcggcgtatggctgcctaaatggcggggtaaaaacggtcatacacgtaaaagccgagggagtttcagcccatgaacgaacaaacaaacaaaagagggattccactgtatatcaAATAATAAATTCTGTGCACAGAAAAAGCTTAAATAGAAGTGAACACAATGTTGAGACTTTATCACAGTTGCAAATCACTCTAAAAGTCTCCATTTTAAACTACAGCGGTACTGACCATGATAAACACTCTTGGAGCCTATCACAAGTGTACCCATATTGCAGATGGCCTTACATGAGTTATACTTTATTCAAGGTGATGGTCAAAGGGACGACAAAATGTCCTTATCGCAAGGTGTCCTGTCATTGGAAGGGCCTGAAACTACAGGTACAACTGTAAGTGTAATCATAATACTCTCTCCACCTCATCTTAGTCCTACTGTTTCCCTAGATCTCTATATGAATGCCAGAAACTGTGCACAAGCCCTTCCTTCTGCCTCCCCCTGTCCCCTAAAACTAGTCACAatcttttttctccttttgtagtaggtctctccacatacaacACAAACTAGTCAGAATCCTCTTCTTTTGCCTCCTCCTCTTTCCTTAGGTCTCTACATGCACACCTAAAACTAACCAcaatcttcctcctcctctcctcccTCTTGTACATAAAACGGAAGCTAGTCACAATCCTCGTCTTCCgcctcctctccctctcccattTCTTTCTGTGCACGCTTCATGTATGCCTTGTACGAGGTCCCCAGCTCTGCCTCCCCATACtcgtcttcatcatcatcactgcTGGAAGAGTTGAAAAGGTGGAGTCTGGTTCCCACAGCTTCTGACAGAAAGTCGTCATCTCTGTAGCTGTAAGACCTGGGCTCTGCCATACTCAGCATTTCTGAAACCAAACATTTTACTTTTTTCAGTTCAGTGTTTCATCTGGAAATTCATGCTACTGGAACAATGTtctaacactaacagtaacagacAGTCAAGCAGACACTCACCAAACCAATCAACTACTCTTTTATGCTCCATTTACATGCTTTCCTTAGTTCCTATaaaaatgtgcgtgtgtgctgagTGTGTACGAGTGTGCGATGGAAAGTCAATGCTAGCTCAGTAGCTGGAACAAAATGAACCATCAAACAGGACTTGGTTAATGATGCTCACACACGACTAACTGGTGTTACAGTATTAAACACACATGAACAAGATTTCAAAATCTCACCTGGATCAAACTCATCGTCAGAATTATCTGGGTCGTCATCAGGGTAGTCATTTCGCCAGTTGCTCTCGTCATTGCTGTCGTCTTCATCATCGTAAACCTGGTCACACTCGACGTCACGGTCATTCTCGGTTACCAGCTCGTCATGCAACGCTTCAATCGACAAAATGTTCTCAAGATCTCTGAAGTTGTACtgctggttgttgttgttgatgtagtATAGGTCATAAACATAGCTGCTCTCAGGTACCGCAAGAGCAGGCTGGCTGATGAGGCTTTCACCATTCAGCGTAATTCCACTTCCAGACTGTGCAGAGGGCTGGCTGGTCGAACTTCTAGTACCAGTGCTGTCCTGCTCAACGTCGAAAACATGGACCATCGAGCCGTCACTTGCAGGTGATGCACCATTTAACTGACCAACACTGTTGTCACTGCTTGAAGTTGAAGGACTGGCCTCACTGCTCCCTCCTGCTTCTGAGTTAGAACCAGACACACTATGCCCAGCAACACTCTGACTTGTCTTAACAGTCACTTTCTGTCGTTCTTTTTGGTCTGTGAGATGAGCGCCTTGTGACTCATCACCTTCTGAATCTGAAAGACCTTCAGTGTCAGCACTGTCTGCAGGTAAAGCTCTATTGCTGTTCACAATCTTATACCTATTAGCCTTTGCCTTTGCTCTCTTCTCTTCTCGTGTTTGCTGTACTGGCTTGGGTTCATGGGCCTTGTAGTGTGTCTGCAACTGGTGCCGTCGCAAAGCTTTCTGCACTTGTTTGGAAACTGTGTCTtcctgaaaaaaaaatttttttttttaaaaaagaagtAATATTCAACACGAAGACCAAGCAACAAATACAAAACCTTTACAAATGTGATATTGTCTACTATCAATcaatctcaatcaatcaatcaatgagtcttatatcgcgcatattccgtgggtacagttctaggcgctctgcagtgatgccgtgtgagatgaaattttatacggccagtagtaCTAGACACTATGAATGAATGGGAGCAGTCTATAGTCACCCACCCAGGCCAGACAATAAGACATTGAGACAAGTGCCCCTTGTCATGATAAAACAAATTAACCATAGCTCCTCCCCTTTTAGTGCCTTAATTTGTTGCATCTGCCTTATTTATTGAAGTTACCCTTCCCTTCCTGTAGTATTAAAAGTTTTCTTCCACTTTTAGTTTCCCAATAGTTTCTCAACTACTATCCCTGGAGCACCTACCAAGCTTTTCCCCCCAAAGCAAGTACAGTGgcaccccattttaagacctccccaaATCTGAGGaaaacaggtcttaaaaagaagggagtcttaaaagggggtaaaattacagaggttatatACAGAAAGTCTTAGAAatcatggtcttaaaagggagggaggctTAAATTAGGGGATCATAATTCTTATTCTTaatagggggttccactgtatttgacGTTCAGTTGTGCTTTCTGTGTACTGACTGTTTTTCATTGGTTCATTCAGAGATACTGTAGCAATATCTGGTTCATTGTAGCTGCTGGTCTCATGCTTATGGTAACTAAAGTTAGCCTGATAATTGATATAATTCAAAACGCAGAATTGTCTAGAGTCTGCGCACTTGCAGAGACTGCATGGTGAACTTAAAAAGGTGATCCACTGTAATCTGTCAGATAATGGTGATTCAGATTGAAAACCATtgggctgtttgtttgtttcttataGTGTAAAAGTTAACTAGTGCGCTGACTCACATTACATTGTGATTCACAGAACTGTCTGGCTCAGAGTCAGAGTTTCACACCACACTCACCTTTGATTTCACGGTTGTCACCAAACTGAGACAAAACTTGTTCGTTTCATTCGTCTGGGGGGTAGCTGTTCTATTCTTCTTGTACTGGATTATCAGACTTTCGGCTGGATCTTCGTCTAGCCTTCTCTTCACGCGGATGATCGCAGCCATCTCTTACGTCCTCTTTGCGTCCAGCTTTCGCTTTGATCTCGCTGACAAATAACGCGGGCGAGAAACTAAACGAGATTTCTACTTTCGTTTTTGTGTAAATAGACAGAGCTATGCAGTTAACTTATTCGTAGTCTTTTCCGCACTGCTGAAAACCTCATTACAATAACCATTTGACATAGAATAATCTTTTAGCATAATTATAGTTTGTGTATTGTGAAAAGTTCTGTATTTGAGTGGATCTGCACTTCCAGGCAAAGCTAGCTGGCTCTATTATATTTCATGCTCAAACAAAATCATAAAAAAGGAAATATGAGTAAGAGAAatacttttttgttttcttttaagtCGTAtgtgtttgaaaaaaataaGACTTAGTTGGCATTCTTAACATTTCTGTCATGAAGAATTTGGTTAGGAGATAATAATCATGGCCGCCTGCTTGAGACATGCGAGGTCTTTCACGGCATTACAGAACAAATCTTGCATTTTGGTGCAGTACCAGGTTAGACATGAACAGTATTGTAAAACTGAGGCCTTTTCTGGTCGATTTTCAATCGTCTGTTTGTCTTATATTGTTCAGGATGTGCATTATGGTGTTGTGCTTGCAAACTTTTTGATGTGCTGAAGAATGAAGGACAAATCTCTGTCGTCTGCAATGGATCGCAGGCTTACAAAACGGATCAAACACGCCAATAAGAGTGGACCCCCTACCCCCCACAcgtacccctctctctctctctctctctctctctctctctctctctctctctctctctctctgtctatctctctctgttcagAGATGCGGTACTTATATTATTATGTAGGCACACTGGGAGCAGGGTGGAAGAGAACTCCAAAGCACGGAGTAACGTTGAGGGCCCCAAacggggggtatcatcacgatcacgggaagggaaattttagctttcacgatcacagttaccttgatttttgttttcacgatca carries:
- the LOC138968141 gene encoding probable RNA polymerase II nuclear localization protein SLC7A6OS, whose amino-acid sequence is MAAIIRVKRRLDEDPAESLIIQYKKNRTATPQTNETNKFCLSLVTTVKSKEDTVSKQVQKALRRHQLQTHYKAHEPKPVQQTREEKRAKAKANRYKIVNSNRALPADSADTEGLSDSEGDESQGAHLTDQKERQKVTVKTSQSVAGHSVSGSNSEAGGSSEASPSTSSSDNSVGQLNGASPASDGSMVHVFDVEQDSTGTRSSTSQPSAQSGSGITLNGESLISQPALAVPESSYVYDLYYINNNNQQYNFRDLENILSIEALHDELVTENDRDVECDQVYDDEDDSNDESNWRNDYPDDDPDNSDDEFDPEMLSMAEPRSYSYRDDDFLSEAVGTRLHLFNSSSSDDDEDEYGEAELGTSYKAYMKRAQKEMGEGEEAEDEDCD